From the Sphingobacteruim zhuxiongii genome, the window CGGGAATCAAAATTACGAAGGATATTTCTCTTAATACCAAGATCTAATACTGCAATACGTGTTGGAGCTGACTCTTCACCGTAGAAGTAAGGCTCTGTTGTAGACACTTTAGATGATAATTCTAAACCGTCCATTGAAGGCACTTTCGCTAATTCAGCTTTCAAAGATTCTTCATCTAGATTTTCCGAAGAGATAATCGCATTCATAGCGCCTTTGCTACGAATATGACGCACTAAAGAACGTGTGTCGATATCCGAGATACCCACCAAATTACCGTCTTGGAAATAGTCTTGAATAGACTCATCCGCCATCTTACGGCTATAGTTGATATTGTAATTCTTACAAACTAAACCTGCAATTTGAATCTTATTTGATTCTGCATCCTCTTCGTCGATACCGTAGTTTCCGATATGTGCATTGGTTGTAACCATAATTTGCGCATAGTACGAAGGATCGGTAAAGATCTCTTGGTAACCCGTTGTTCCGGTGTTGAAACAAATCTCTCCCGTTGTGGTACCAATTTTACCCGCTGCTTTTCCATGAAAAACAGTTCCATCCTCAAGGACTAAAATTGCTGGCAATTTGCTGTAGTTGGTCATTCTTATTTCGAGTTAAATTAATTCTTCTTTCAAAAACACCTTTTCTTCGTTACAAGCACAAAAAAAGCCCAAACGGGCTATTATATCAATTTATGAATTGATCTGATTTACAGATGCGATTTGCGACGATATTGGGTAAAAGGTTTCTTTCATTTTATTGGGAGACAAAGGTACAAATAAAAACAAATTACTCGTAAATTTTTATTCAAAAAATTACAAGCGTTTTGACGCTAAGGAAGCGGCATTGACATAATGATTCGATGCTTTCATCTCATCTGCAAATCATTCCCTTTTAAGCGTATATTGACGCTATCCCTTAACTTGATTTGTCTTCTGCGTACCTACAGAATAAGAAATGTAAAAAAAGCCCCTAACGCATTTAATTACGCTAGGGGCTTTTGCAATTGTTATAATATTAATTATTTCGTCAGCTTGAAAATATCATTTCCAAAGACAAAAATCATCAACGCTACCAAGATAAAGAAACCTACCATTTGCGCGCGTTCTAAGAACTTTTCGCTTAATGGCTTTCCTTGTATCATTTCAATCAATAGGAAAATGACATGACCACCATCCAATGCTGGAATAGGTAATATATTCATGAACGCTAAAGCCATCGACAACATACCTACAAGTCCCCAGAAGCGAACCCAATCGACTTCAGTACCAAACATTGTTGCAATACCGACAGGTCCTGATAATGCCTTATCTGCTCTTACTTCGCCTTTGAATATCTTACCAAATCCTTTAATATTATCTGTAATTACTGAGAATGCCTTAGCAGCTCCGATTGGTAAAGCCTCAATAAATCCATATTTCTGTTGAACGAAAGGTATATTGCTAAAACCTAAAGTTCCTGTAGTGTCTGCTGGAGCCTTTAGTTCAATTGCAGAACCCTTACGAATAACGCCTAATACAATTTCCTTACCTTTATTCGCATCCAATTGCTTCTTATATTCATCCAATTGAACAACTGCTGTATGATTCACAGATACAATACTGTCTCCTACTGCCAATCCCATTTTCGCCGCTCTCGACCCCTCTGCAATGGTGTTCACTGGCAGCATTTTGAACATAGGCTCAACAAATTCGTTCTTCTTATGCTCAGAAACATCATTTAAGATATCAGCTGGCATTTTAATCTTCAGCTCTTGACCTGCTCTTTCTACAGTAAGTTCCGCATCGCCCATCAACACTTCAGAAGCCATAATATCCGCGTAGAAAAGTTTTGTTTCCTTTCCATTCACTGCTAGAATTTTATCACCTTCTTGAAGTCCAACTTTTTGGCCGATAATACCTGGCTTAAGACCATACAATTCTTTCGTGTTTAAATCCGTGCTACCGTAGCTGAATGTCAACATCCAGAATACAACAATACCAACAATGACATTGACGATAATACCGCCAAGCATCACGATCAAACGTTGCCATGCTGGTTTAGATCGGAATTCCCAAGGCTGCGGCTCTCCCTTCAATTGCTCAGTATCCATCGACTCGTCAATCATACCGGCAATTTTCACATAACCTCCCAATGGAAGCCAACCCACACCGTATT encodes:
- the carA gene encoding glutamine-hydrolyzing carbamoyl-phosphate synthase small subunit, yielding MTNYSKLPAILVLEDGTVFHGKAAGKIGTTTGEICFNTGTTGYQEIFTDPSYYAQIMVTTNAHIGNYGIDEEDAESNKIQIAGLVCKNYNINYSRKMADESIQDYFQDGNLVGISDIDTRSLVRHIRSKGAMNAIISSENLDEESLKAELAKVPSMDGLELSSKVSTTEPYFYGEESAPTRIAVLDLGIKRNILRNFDSRQVYAKVFPAKTTFADMEAWNPDGYFISNGPGDPSAMYYAIQTVKEILAAEKPMFGICLGHQILALANDIRTSKMHNGHRGINHPVKNIIANKCEITSQNHGFGVVAEDIEKSDKVEVTHINLNDNSIEGIRVKGKKAFSVQYHPESSPGPHDSRYLFDDFVAMIKG
- the rseP gene encoding RIP metalloprotease RseP is translated as MGIIIMVLQVLLGLSLLIILHELGHFLAARAFGIKVEKFYLFFDAWGFKLFKFNYKGCEYGVGWLPLGGYVKIAGMIDESMDTEQLKGEPQPWEFRSKPAWQRLIVMLGGIIVNVIVGIVVFWMLTFSYGSTDLNTKELYGLKPGIIGQKVGLQEGDKILAVNGKETKLFYADIMASEVLMGDAELTVERAGQELKIKMPADILNDVSEHKKNEFVEPMFKMLPVNTIAEGSRAAKMGLAVGDSIVSVNHTAVVQLDEYKKQLDANKGKEIVLGVIRKGSAIELKAPADTTGTLGFSNIPFVQQKYGFIEALPIGAAKAFSVITDNIKGFGKIFKGEVRADKALSGPVGIATMFGTEVDWVRFWGLVGMLSMALAFMNILPIPALDGGHVIFLLIEMIQGKPLSEKFLERAQMVGFFILVALMIFVFGNDIFKLTK